Proteins encoded together in one Temnothorax longispinosus isolate EJ_2023e chromosome 5, Tlon_JGU_v1, whole genome shotgun sequence window:
- the LOC139813033 gene encoding uncharacterized protein, whose protein sequence is MEVGFTCKHCNADILLLEEASMHECLKNKDIYMENDNVLFTNESNDNLDVNDEPFSNCQESVRTTASSSEKSAKQSAVWTDNATMALLSLYEANMHMLDHPKKKTKIWTIWTIWQYQMA, encoded by the exons ATGGAAG TAGGATTCACATGCAAACATTGCAATGCAGATATCCTATTATTAGAGGAAGCATCCATGCACGaatgcttaaaaaataaagatatatatatggaaaatGACAACGTTTTATTTACAAACGAGTCAAACGACAATCTGGATGTCAATGATGAAC CATTCAGTAACTGTCAAGAATCCGTACGCACTACTGCAAGTAGTAGTGAGAAATCTGCTAAACAAA gtgCTGTGTGGACTGATAATGCAACAATGGCTCTTCTCAGCCTCTATGAAGCTAATATGCACATGTTAGATCATCCGAAGAAGAAAACCAAAATTTGGACAATTTGGACAATTTGGCAATATCAGATGGCCTAA